DNA from Babylonia areolata isolate BAREFJ2019XMU chromosome 35, ASM4173473v1, whole genome shotgun sequence:
GAAGATATCTGTAATGCCTGAGCAACAACATGTATTTTATTAGGTCATGATAACTGCGTATATTCATGCTCTTGTAACTACCGAAACATATATTTTGTAATGTGGGAAATACAGTAAGACCGTTCTCCTCGATTCAAATAATATTTGCTGTGGTAAtaaaaagttgtgttttttttggaaaTAATGTTTAACACAGTCCAAGTTTTAAAActtgtaaatctgcttttacccatcagccaaGCTGTTCTTCCAGATTTTGCTCTtgtaactgattttgactgtaaacgactgaTCCAGTAACACACTTACATGATCAGAtatatgactggctggcacaatctcataacaaaagttacaaaagttACCAGTCCATTCAAATCACAGCACCAGACTGGTTGCTGCATGCTTGCATCTGCCATTAGGACACTAGGCCATatcacagaaattgtaaaggagatctgcACCAAAGACTTATGGCACTGAACAAGTGATAAGGTGGGGTTGTTGGGTGTTGATTCAGtcatcactctcacgagacatcaaaggGCAATGGAAAAGAGAGtttgggggtaagggtgggggacaGTTTCCTGAGATAAAAATCCTacttgcatgtcatcggatgtgtgacaagagtcacaaagtacataatgtgcactctgtaaagccaaataaacaattttaatagtttcagcttgactgaaaaactaaaacatcaagctggtatcacaaagttaCTGTGGAAAACCCTTCTCGACTGGTTGGGGTGTCTCTTTCGGGAACGTCCCACTAgaccgagggttcactagtccgagggttcactagtccgacagtcaaacagacagacagacaaacacaaaacacaaaaatgacgACATCACCGGAAGTAGAAAACAAAAGATGCAAATGAGAAATGGAAGGGTCGGGCATCATCCTCAACAACTTTGGGAAGAGTGTGCCAATTTTCAGTGCGATCGGTTCAGTAGATTTTGCTGCACGGTGTGCCACACATTttgtttacagacagacagacagacacacacacacacacacacacacacacacaaacacacagacagaacacgcgGCCTCGGTATCTGTACATCCTAAAGTACTTCCAGTTTTTGTAAACTGgaagtacaaaaaaacaaaaaaaacaccatagggctgggggaggagggtagtgCGCGGGGGTGCATGGTGATTATAtgtcgcgtatgtgtgtgtgaactctgtgtgtgtgtgtgtgtgtgtgtgtgtgtgcgcgcgcgcgcgggggaaaaggatgaaaggaaaagaaggccGGGACATCAAATCGGAAGAAGATGGGGtgacgagggagggggggggtaaggaagcgGGAAATTTTTAGGAGGGAAATTTTAGGCTGTATTTCCTGTTTCTGTCGAAATAGGAGCTCGGCCAGCGAGGAGGGTTCACCCGCCGTTTTCAGCTTTGACTTGCGCAGTAATGTTCATTTGCTTCCCGTTGTTCGTCGAATAAGCCACGCAAAAACTTCCAGGTCCAAACGTCGGAGAAGGAATCTCAAAAGGTACGCTTCTTCAAGTCGTTTAAGATGGCCACTTGGATCGCCGTTGGTTCGAGGGGAAGAGGTCGTGTACTGATACACAATGACCACAAGTACCAACTGAACAAAAAACATCAAGCCACCATGCTTTGGCGCTGTTGGCGAACGACGTGTAGGTCCAATGTCACAACTAATCGTTTTGACCCCGAGGAAGGAAATCCGCAAATAAGGATAATTGAAGATGAAATGGGACACAATCATCAATCTGACATAGATCAGATCAAAAGGGACAAGTATCTGAATGACGCAAAAGAGAAAATCAGAGACAACCCCACAAAGCCTATCAAAAGGGTGTATGATGAGCAAGTCGCCGCAGCTCACCAAGCATTCGGacaaggagggggagacaggcctCCTTTGGTTCCGGACTTCCATTCCATCAGATCTCAGATGTCTAGAACTAAGACTGAGAACATGCCAGAAGTTCCTGCGGAAGTTGAAGATGTACAATTCCTTGGGCCATGGCAAGAAACCTGGCGTGGACATAGATTCATGCTCCAACAAAACAATGACTGGGGCACAGCTATCTTTGGCACAAATCAAAACATTAGAACTTTGACAGAGTGCAATCTGCTGTACGTGGATGCCACGTTCAAGACATGCCCTAAACCATACAACCAAATGCTGGTGATTCAAGGTGATTACCAGGGACGCGTTTTACCATTTCTGACAGTGCTGATGACCAACAAAACGATCGGAGACTACCGGCAGATCCTGCAAACAATCAAGCGTAAAGCGCTGCGCTTGACAGGGCACGCTTGGGAGCCTGCATCCATTGTTATGGACTTCGAGCAAGCGCTCATTACCGCAGTGGAGACAGAGTTACCCAACACCCGGGTGGAACTCTGTTACTTCCATTTCAACCAGTCTATATGGCGCCGCATCCAGGAACTTGGACTTGCAAGAGCCTACAGAAGAGATGCCGATCTCCAAGAAATACTCCGAAAAGTCATGGCTCTTGGATTTCTACCACTGGCCCTGGTAAGGAACAACTTTCGACTATTGCGGAATTTACCTGGCACCCGAAGGAAGATCTTCCAATACCCTGCTTTgtttgacttcttcaattctGTCCACAACACGTACATTGATGGTCAGTTCCCACCTCCTGCCTGGAACGTGTATGAACGAAACATGGACTGTCGCACCACCAATAATGCGGAGTCATTCCATCGGTCCTGGAATAACCGAGTAGGCGTCAGGCATCCGAATGTCTGGATCTTCGTGAGGCATCTTAAGGACCTCCAGGCCACAACGGAAAGTGGAATCCTCAGCATGGACAGGGGAGGTCGCCCAACTAGGCGTCATAGACGATGGCGTCTCCTGGAAGAACGTCTCCTGGCGCTGAAACAAGAGTATCGTCGCGGCGTTCGAGACGTCGACAGGTATTGGCGCGCAATCAGTCATCTTGTGCACCACTACTGAACGCTGGTTACCACTCCTCCAGGCCACAACGGAAAGTGGAACCCTCAGCATGGACAGGGGAGGTCGCCCAACTAGGCGTCATAGACGATGGCGTCTCCTGGAAGAACGTCTCCTGGCGCTGAAACAAGAGTATCGTCGCGGCGTTCGAGACGTCGACAGGTATTGGCGCGCAATCAGTCATCTTGTGCACCACTACTGAACGCTGGTTACCACTGAACGAGGACTGGTTCTATCTTGTTAAGAAGAATAGCGAGAATTTTTCTTTCAAAGAGCAAATTGAAATCAAAAGTCACCCATCAGTTTTCTTTTCCCATTAATTTCTATTTTACTGCCAAAGAATTCCCTTTATTGTTCTGTttattccccaccctcccccaaggaAATTAGCCATTTCCCGTTTTAACAATCTGTGGCATTTCTATTTCGTTCTTAAGTTTTGAATAAATCAAGAATTCCTCATCTTACCCAAGAAAATTAGTCATTTTCGTTTAAACGTACAATTTGTGACTATTTTTATTTGATTCTCACGTTTTCAATGAACGAAGAATATCTTATTTCACCCCAAGAAAATTAGTCAGTTCCGTTTAAAAGACAATTTGTGactatttctatttcattttcaaattttaaaTGAACGGAGAATAACTTATTTTCTAGTGCTATCAGTCTAAAAAGACAATTTGTGactatttctgttttattcttaagttttgaataaacgaatgatatcttcccctccccccccccccccccccccccccccccccccccagaattaGTCATCTCCGTTTAAAAAGACATTTTGTGACTTATGTTTCATTCTCAAGTTTTGATTGAACGAAGAATATATtttcaatttgatttgatttgattggggTTTGATTTAAAATTAGTCATTTTCGTTTAAACGTACAATTTGTGACTATTTCTATTTGATTCTCACGTTTTCAATGAACGAAGAATATCTTATTTCACCCCAAGAAAATTAGTCAGTTCCGTTTAAAAGACAATTTGTGActgtttctatttcattttcaaattttaaaTGAACGGAGAATAACTTATTTTCTAGTGCTATCAGTCTAAAAAGACAATTTGTGactatttctgttttattcttaagttttgaataaacgaatgatatctcccccccccccccccccccccccccccagaattaGTCATCTCCGTTTAAAAAGACATTTTGTGACTTATGTTTCATTCTCAAGTTTTGATTGAACGAAGAATATATtttcaatttgatttgatttgattggggtttgatttggtgtgtgtgtgtgtgtgtgtgtgtgtgtgtgtgcgtgcgcacacatagaGGAGgttaatagaggaggaggaggacatggaagaggacatagaggaggaggaggatatagaggaggaggaggaaatggaggaggaggacatagaggaggaggacattgaggaggaggacatggacgaggatctggaggaggaggaggacatggacgaggatttgacggaggaggaggacatggacgaggaggaagacATGGACGAGGATGTGGCGGAGGACATGGACGAAGACATGGACGTGGTtgtggaggaggacatggacgaggatttggcggaggaggaggaggacatggacgaggaggaggacatagacgaggatgtggaggaggacatgggcgaggaggaggacatggacgaggaggaggaggaggaggatcaggagaggagaagaagaaaagaaggaaaatgaaaaaatgatgacgacgacgacgacgacgacgacgacgaagtctgtatgtctgtgtgtttgtctgtctgtttgactgtcggactagtgaaccctcggactagtgaaccctcggactagtgaaccctcggactactggaccctcggactagtgaaccctcggactagtgaaccctcggactagtgaacccttcccgtctctttccaactgggcaatgtttagtctttgtgacaatCCTTGCCATATGTACACAAGGATGTACACTTTAAGTTGGTCTAGCAGCAGTTGCACCTTCCTatgcacaccactgtgcaggtgcagtgaatcagttcacatcaagtTTCTTGAGCTTTTATGGAATGGTCCTTTTTGCAATCCTCACCGTTCTACCTGCAAATGTAAGCACTCTCTCGGATaaactgctctctgtgtgtgccgttcaagagctgctgatgtgggtgtATTATTTTTCAAAATTTTCTATACTTTAACGAAGAGAGGCTGTCTAATTTGTTATCCATCATAATCAGAAAACCATTAGTACTTTGCTTTCACAGTTCTTGTGTTccgttcttttgttttgcttctgcCAACAAATTCAAAAGTGacgaagggaagggaagggggcagTTAACAGTGCTGATAAGAATCTGATACATATCATATCTTTTTATCACCATCTGATACTAGCGTTTTTCGAAGCCATGTTGTGTGCTGTGAACGAAACGATACAATATTCAAcaccccacatccatctttatttcattgttttaaaatcagtatttagatctgtcaaagtttcaaacttcctcaATGTTCGTCGCGACTTCCCGGTGTACAGACCGAACtatatccctggctggttcttaccccgggtaagaagtagcctaggctactttCTACCCCGGGTTTAAACCTGCCTAGGCCATTTCATTCCCCTCCTGGCTgaaatataccccctgtgtacacttcgttcacccaaccagtctgtaccACAttaacattaatgatgatgatgatgataataatgggaaTTTATACAAAcccttccaacgctcaagctaCTTGGCAATCAAtacaaaaaagtgatgtgataaTGTTCGTCCtttggattcgaagatgaccatggcttcaagagtccgatggaagatcggtgactgtgtgtccggaggtgactggtgaggccaatccaggCCCTGAAGTCACGCCcatatgtgggacacaagtgattGGGTTCTGTTGtagcagtggatgctgctcgggccttgcgcacaacACGCTTTCGTTGCgtttcggtgatgcgcctggcttcagctgcactggctcctgtggtgatcttgctgcgccaagctggtcggtccagagcaagtgtctcccaagtgATTGtgtcgacgcccaggactttgagggacgctttaaGACAGTCTCTGTAGCATTTTTTATGACCtgcaactgagcgcttgccctgacagttttccgtacagcagctgcttagacgGTGAgatgtctggcattctgaccacatgtccagcccacctggcttgggctttctgcaggagggtataGACGCTGCAGAgaccagctcgttccaggacttccgtgtccgtagcaggatttcactatactgttggctACTACTGACtgttacttgccactgctgaccactagtGACCACTACGTCAAAgtcttcagattgcgttgttttgtcacatttctGCATTATCACGACgtcctgatttttttgtttttgattttattaaatgcaaactgaccactgaccaccactgaccgttaaccattgctgaccactgctgatcactgacaaccactacccagtgagcaccacttaccactactgaccactgcagTCCACTGACTGCTACTGCCCactaaccactactgaccgctatccactgctgCTCACCGCTGACCGCTGCCTACTGCTGTacaccgctaaccactgaccactgctggccaacATATgctgaccactaaccattattgaccactggcCTCTGATGACACccattgaccactgatgaccactgactgATGCTGACCACCACCGACCgctgctgagcaacactgaccactactgacagctgaccaccactgactactagcactactgatcacttacaactgctaaccactgaccgaccagaactgaccactgtatactgaccacttatgactattgacccctgaccactgctgactgcttctgaccactgaccacttctgacaactgtCCACTGCTGCCTAGCACTGACTATTGCTGACAATAACagaccactgacttctgctaaccactgacatcaaTCTCCACTAATCTCCATCGTTGATtattactgaccactgctgaccgctgagtgccactgactactgctgactaccgctgaccacaatcacagagcaccattgaccaccacttaccaccgcTGAGAACCATTGACCACTATATACGGACCACTATTGACCACCAGTAACTGcggacaactactgaccactgctgaccaccactgaccactacagatcactgaccacttttgatgactactgaccactgaccactacatactACTGACTACCGTTGAGCACCGCTGACCACTTCTGACTGTTGaccattgactactgctgaccactgctgacaagcacTCAGACGTGATTAAACAAACGTAtgtttaggggaacatagacttggggagatacagacctgggggaacatagacctggcagaacatagacctaccaaaaacgttttttGAGGAACATAGAACCGGGGGAATATAGACTGGGacaacaaagacctgggggaacaaagacccagaatacgtaaatttaggggaacatagacctgggggtatATAGTCCTGTAAAGACTTGTAGCTGGCCGAAGGAAAATTTTggggaacatggacctggggAAACATAAAACTGACCCCCCAAATTATCTGCAAAATAAACCGCAAGGTCCGAGCAGCATCCACAGCCACAACATCACCCACTCAATTGTGTCCCACGTATGGGCAAGACTTCAGGGCACTGAtcggcctcatcagtcacctccggacccacagccactgatcttccttctgactcttgaagccatggtcatcttcgaatctgaaggacgaacatcatcacatcactttcttGACGAACATGACCACATCACTTTTTTTTGCACAAACtgcaaagtggcttgagcgttggaagtAGTTATATGAATtcccgttattattattattattataatcatcatcatcatcactgatgtaAAAGGGATACacactggttgggtgagcgaagtgtacacaggggatatattccagccaggaggggtaTGAAATGGCCAAGGCTGGTTCAAACCCAGGGTAGAAAGTAACCTTGGCTACTCCTTACCCGGGGAATGAACTAGCCAGGGATATAGTTCGGCCTGTTACActgggttttcgcgtgctgcgtcacacacacatacacacacacacacacatagagaaagagattgtgtgtgtgtgtgtgtgtgtgtgtggtctttgtaCTTTTGACAAAAGGATATAGCCTGTACACTTATAAAACTAATCACACCCATTTTCACTCAAACTTCCCAATCAGAGACCCTGCATGAGTTACATTTAAATCCCTGGCAGTGAACGGATTAAACACAGAGTTCACTCCTTGTGAAGCATCTCAGAAAAGAGGAATGGAACTTGCAAACCGAGAACAAGTTGTCATATACCAGTCCTGGCCGCAAGTAACTTCTTCATTCTGTTATCGGAAACCAGAAAGAAGACACCATCCTCTGCAGGTTCCACAGTGTCAAAAAGTGTCTAG
Protein-coding regions in this window:
- the LOC143277779 gene encoding uncharacterized protein LOC143277779, giving the protein MEGSGIILNNFGKSDYQGRVLPFLTVLMTNKTIGDYRQILQTIKRKALRLTGHAWEPASIVMDFEQALITAVETELPNTRVELCYFHFNQSIWRRIQELGLARAYRRDADLQEILRKVMALGFLPLALVRNNFRLLRNLPGTRRKIFQYPALFDFFNSVHNTYIDGQFPPPAWNVYERNMDCRTTNNAESFHRSWNNRVGVRHPNVWIFVRHLKDLQATTESGILSMDRGGRPTRRHRRWRLLEERLLALKQEYRRGVRDVDRYWRAISHLVHHY